AGAGGACTTGCCGATCCCGCACGCCCGGGTGCAAAGCCTCTATCCGTTATCGCCGATGCAACAAGGCATGCTGTTCCTGGGCCTGAACGCCCCGGATGCCGAGCTGTATGTGAACCAGTTGTGCCTGCCGGTCACCGGCTTGCAGGTGGAACGGTTCAAGCAGGCGTGGGCGGTGGCGTTCGCGCGTCATCCGATCCTGCGCACAGGCTTCGTCTGGCAAGACCTGGAGCAACCGCTGCAGTTTGTCATGGACCATCTGGAAGTACCGCTGCGCGAACTCGACTGGCGCGGTTGCGCCGACGTTGAGCAGCGCGTGCAAGCGTTGGCCGACAGCGAACGCGTGCAGGGGTTTGACCTGGACCAGCCGCCGCTGCAACGGATCATCCTGGTGCGCCTGGACGACAACAGCCATCAACTGGTGTGGACTTACCACCACATCCTGATCGACGGCTGGAGCATTTCGCAGTTGATCGGCGAGGTCTTGGCCCAATACTCCGGGCAGGCGCTGGCACCGGCCTTGCCGTACGAGCATTACATTGGCTGGCTGCAACGCCAGGATGCCAGGGCCGGCGAACAGTTCTGGCGCCGACAACTGGCCGTACTGGACCAGCCGACCTACCTGGCCGATACCGTCAACGCGGTGCCCGAGGGCAAGGGCCACAAGGCGTTGTACAGCCGCTTCGACGCGGCCGCGACCGATGCGCTCAAACGCTTCGTCCAAAGCCAGCAGGTCACGCTGAACACATTGGTGCAAGCCGCCTGGTTGCTGCTGCTCAGTCGCTACAGCGGTCAGCGCAGTGTCACGTTTGGCGCCACCGTGTCGGGGCGTGCGGCAAGCCTGCCGGGTTCGGAACGTATCCTGGGCCTGTTCATAAACACCTTGCCGGTGATCCAGGAGATCGCGCCCCAGCAAACCGTGGGTGATTGGCTGCGGCAGTTGCAGGCCTATAACCTGGATATGCGCGAGCGCGAATACACGCCTCTGGCGGATATCCAGCGCTGGGCAGGCAAGGCCGGACAGGCGCTGTTCGACAGCATTATCGTGTTCGAGAACCAACCGATCGACCAGGCCCTGCGCGAATGGCAGGACGGCAGCCTGGCGTTCGGCGACGCCGCCAGCGCCGGCCTTACCGACTTCCCGATGGACCTGATGGTGACCCTCGAAGACGGCCTGGTGATCGAATACATGTACTTGCGCGAACACTTCAACGACGCCGCAGTGGAAGGCATTCGCGCCAATATGGAAGGCCTGCTCCTGCGTCTGGCCGAGGATGCCGGGCAAGCCCTGGGCGCCATCGGTCTGCCGCTGGCCACTGCGTCCGGGGCCGGCGTAGCGCCAGCGGCACGCACAGCGGAATGGGTGCATGAGCGCATCGCTCAGTGGGCGACCCTTCAGGGTGATGCCGGCGCAGTGTTGTTTGCCGAGCGGCGCTTGTCCTTCAGCGAGTTGGACCAGCGAGCCAACCGCCTGGCCCAGGCATTGATCGTCGAAGGTGTCGGCCCGGATGTACGGGTCGGCGTGGCCTTGCCGCGCAGCGAGGGCATGATCATCGCGCTGTTGGCGGTGCTCAAGGCCGGTGGCGCTTATGTGCCGCTGGACGCCAGCTACCCCAGCGAACGCCTGGCCTACATGATGCAGGACTCCGGTATTGCACTGTTGTTGACCGAGCAGGCCCTGGCTGCGCAGTTGCCGATACCGGCCAGTGTGCATGTTCTGGCGCTTGATCAGCTGGTGCTTGACGCCTTCCCGGCCATCGCCCCCAAGCTGAGCATTCACGCCGAAAACCTCGCCTATGTGATCTACACCTCAGGTTCCACCGGGCTGCCCAAAGGCGTGGCGGTCAGTCATGGCCCGCTGGCGATGCATTGCCAGGCCATTGGTGAGCGCTATGAGATGAGCCCCGCCGATTGCGAGTTGCACTTCATGTCGTTCGCCTTTGACGGCGCCCACGAGCGTTGGTTGACCACCCTGACGCACGGTGGCCGCTTGTTGATCCGCGATGACAGCCTGTGGACCCCCGAGCAGACCTATGCCGCCATGCACGCCCATGGCGTCACGGTGGCGGCGTTCCCGCCGGTGTACCTGCAACAGTTGGCCGAGCACGCTGAGCGCGACGGCAACCCTCCGCCCGTGCGCATCTATTGCTTTGGCGGGGATGCGGTGGCGCAGGCCAGTTTCGAGTTGGCCCAACGCGCCTTGCGTGCGCAGTTCATCATCAACGGCTATGGCCCGACGGAAACAGTCGTGACGCCGCTGATCTGGAAAGCCGGCCCCGACGCGGTTTGCGGTGCGCCCTATGCACCTATCGGCAGCCGCGTCGGTAACCGCAGTGCCCAGGTATTGGATATGGACCTCAACCCGCTGCCCAATGGCTTGGCCGGCGAGTTGTACCTGGGGGGTGAAGGGCTGGCGCGTGGCTACCTGAACCGGCCGGCAATGACCGCCGAACGGTTTGTGCCTGACCCTTCGCGGCGTGATGGCGCACGCATGTACCGCTCGGGTGACCTGGTGCGGCTGCGTGCGGACGGCACCGCTGACTACCTGGGGCGAATTGATCAGCAGGTGAAAATCCGTGGGTTCCGGATCGAGCTGGGTGAAATCGAGGCGCGCCTCAAAGACAGTGCCCAAGTGCGTGACGCCGTGGTAATCGCCCGCGATACCGGCAGCGGCAAACAGCTGCTGGGGTATGTCATCGCCGCTGACGGCAGCGCCGACGAAGGTCTGGTACAGCGCCTGCGCGAGCAACTGCAAGGCAGTCTGCCGGATTACATGGTGCCCACCCATTTGATCCGTCTGGAACAGTTGCCATTGACGCCAAACGGCAAGCTGGACCGCAAGGCGCTGCCGGAGCCATCCGCCAGTGTGGCGACGGCGGGCTATGTGGCACCGATGAGCGAGGTGCAGAAGGCGCTGGCGGCTATCTGGCAGACCTTGCTAAAGGTTGAGCGTGTTGGGTTGGACGACAACTTCTTCGAACTGGGCGGTGATTCGATCCTCAGCCTGCAGTTGGTCGCACGTTGCCGGACGCTCAAGGGCCAGGGTTTTAGCCTCAAGCTGCGCGACCTGATGCAAAAACCGACGATTGGTGAACTCACCACCGAGGCTGCGGCCACTGAACAGCGTTCCCCGTTATTGGCACTCAGCCCGGCAGTGGCGGGGCGTGCGCCCCTGTTCTGCGTGCATGCCGGCTTTGGCACCGTGTTCGACTATGAACCGCTGGCTCGCGCGTTGGGCGCTGAACGGCAAGTGATCGCCCTCCAGTCGCGGATGCTGCTCGACCCGCTGTGGAAGGATCAATCGCTGCAGGACATGGCCCGCGACTATGTCGGCTATTTGCGCCAACAGCAGCCCCAAGGGCCTTACCACTTGGTGGGTTGGTCGTTGGGGGGCACGCTGGCGGCGTTGATGGTGGCGGAGTTGCAACGCCAGGGGCAGACGGTGGCGCTGCTCGGCTTGCTGGACACTTACGTGCCCGGTGAACCGGCAGCCCAGGCGGATGACTGGCAGGCCGACCTGCGCGAATTTGTCGACGTGACGCGGCATAGCCTGGCACCGCACCTGCAACCGTCCGGCGCGGAAACGCCCGACAACCTGCGCCAGCTGTTTACCGAAGCCTTGACCTGTGAAGGGGGCGATGCACACCGTCCAGGCTTCGGTGCCGAGGAACTGGCCCAGGTGTTCATGGTGGCACGTCACCTCAAGCGCCTCTCGTTGCAACTGGCGGCGTGTGAACACCTGCCGGTGCAACCTGAATGCTGGTGGACCGAGGGTCGTGCCGACGAGGCCGCGCGCCTGGCCGCGCAACTGGGGCAGGCCACCACCGGGCATGTGCTTGGCTGTGGTCACTTCGATGTGCCGCGCGCCGAGTCGGTGTTGCAGGGGCTGGTCAATGCGCTGGCACAGCCTGCCGCGGTCATCTGAACATTATTGGAATAAACGCCGGGCGAGGCACCACGCCCGCCCGGCTCAGCGAGTGTTTTTATATGTCATTGAATCCTGATATCGCCGCGTTTCTTGAGTTGGTAAACAGCGGTCGCGCGGCGGGAAAAAACCTGGCGATGCATCAGTTGTCGCCTGAAGAGGCGCGAGCACAATTCGACCTTTCATCGCAGATGATGGACGCCGGTGCCGCCGACCTCGAGCAGGTCGACAGCGTGAGCATCCCGACCCGTGATGGTCAGCGGTTGGCTGCGCGGTTATACAGTGCCCGCCCACTGAGCCCAGCCACGCCTTCGGCGGCCGTGCTGTACTTTCATGGTGGTGGTTACGTGGTCGGCAGCCTTGATTCTCACGATGCCCTGTGTCGCGCCCTGGCTGAAATCGCCGGCTGCGCGGTGGTGTCCGTGGCTTACCGATTGGCACCGCAATGGCGTTTTCCCACCGCCGCCCACGATGCCGCAGACGCCTGGCAGTGGCTGGTAGAGCAGGGCGCCGAGTTGGGCATCGACACCCGCCGCCTGGCGCTGGCCGGTGACAGCGTTGGCGGTAGCCTGGTGGCGGTGTTGGCCACGCAGTTGGCCGCCGAACGCGCGGCGGTCCAGCCACGCCTGCAAGTGCTGATTTACCCGGTGACTGACGCCAGCCGCAGCACACCCTCACTGGAGCGTTACGCCTCGGGTTACCTGCTGGAAAAAGACACGCTGCAATGGTTCTACGGGCTGTACGAGCGCGACGTCGCCGATCGCCGCGACCCACGCTTTTCACCGCTGCTCGGCGCGGTGCCTCCAGGCCTTGCGCCAACGTTGATGGTGTTGGGCGAATGCGATCCGCTGCACGACGAATGCCTGGCCTACGCTGCGCATCTACGCGAGGGCGGGGCGTTGGTAAAGGTGACGGTGTACCCGGGCATGACCCATGACTTCTTGCGCATGGGGGCGATCATTGACGAGGCTGAGCAAGCGCAGGAACAGATCGCGCAGGCGTTGCGGGAGGTATTCGCGTAACGGTTGGAGGAGGAGCCGGCTCCCTGCCGTCACGTGCGGTAGGGAGCTTGTAGGTTCAGGGCTGTTTGAAGCCGGGTTTGCCGTTGGCGGCTCGCCATTTTTTGACGACGTTAAGAATGCCAGCAGGGCTATCCTCTACGCCTTCTGCCGGATAGAAGATAAGGCCATTTTTTTCTGGGTGTTCTGTGACTTTCGTAAAGTGGTTTGCGAGTGTATTGATGTGTTTTCCAAGTGCGTCATCCTCAAGGTTGTGTTTGTTTGTAAAAAACTCCTCAAGCAGTTCGAGGAATTCAGCCTCTGTGTAGTCCTCGTACTTTTCTTTCAATAGCATGTTATTGATCCCCTTTTTTTGAGTGGGTTTGGATGTGCAGCCTAGGTGTCATGATGCGCATGTTGTCAATGTCGTATACAGCCCCGGAGGGGTGAACGGGAATAATATGATGAATTTCAAATTGGCCACGTCCACCAACTTGTTCGCTGGGAATTGTGAAAGGAGACGTTCCATTTTTAATCAGCGTCCTGTTCGCGCCTTTGAATTGAGCCGATAGCACGGGGTCAAGAGATACTATAGTCCAAAAGAATTTTCGGAAACTTTTGAAGTTTTTAAACTCTTTCCCCTTCAATTGATCAGCAAGTTGCGATGCGATAGCCGCGCCTTCCCCTCGCGATGCAGCATCCAACCAGTTGCCCGTTACAGGTTGTCCATTTCCTGTCACCACCCCAGGATCCTCCCGTCTATCCTTGAACATCACATAGATTGGAGGGATTCCCGAATCTGCAGGGAACACTGTGATGAAATCATCAAAGCTGGCTTCGACTACTCCAGGGAATATATCTGTTCGCCCTTCAATGGGCGTTACCGTGGCGCCGGGGTAGATCGCAGGTTCACTCTGTTCGGCGGGTGTGGTGGACGAGTTATTGCCCGGCTCAACGATAGGCGTCCACGTCAGGGTACGGGGCGGTGTGTTTGCCGTCGTGACGCTATACAGATTTTGTTGCGCGTCATAGGTCGCTGCCAAGACGTTCACGCGCGAAGGCAGTATGGCCCCATCGGTCTTGACTACGAAAACTTCTGATTGCCCGTTGGCGGCGGTTTTTGAGCTGAGTCGATAAGGCAAGTCAATCGTGCCACCTTCCGCCGCAATAGCGCTTAGATCATCCGTTGTATCGGGTAGGAGGTCTGAGAGCGGGGTACTGAACGTGTAGCGTTCGGGCAATTCGCCATTCGCGAGTTTTGGCGAGTAGAAAAGTGCTGAAATACCCACGATAAGTCCAGCGCCGACACTGGCAACCAAACCATTGAGTGCGGCGATGGCCGCACTGACCGCAGCGCGAAGCGAGAGTGTGGTTGTCTCCACCGAAATCACGGTACCGGCGGTGGTGACAAGCAACGCACCGGCCTTTGCCGCTGGGCCGGATACAGAAAACCGGTTGGCCGCTTGAATCTGGCGCGCCTCAAGCAATGCCTGTCGTGCCGCCGCTGCTTGCGTGTTGAGCACGTCAATTTGTGCTTGGATCAGTTTAGCTGCATAAGCCGCTTGATATGAACGAATGAAGCTGGCGTGATTCCTATCTCTTCCTTGACGGCCAAGTTGAGTGCCGAATGTACCGACTACATTCCTTCGAGTATCTGTCAACGGGTCTTTATAGAAATAAGCACTGACAATACTCTTTTGAATTTCAAGCTCCGTGCTTTTCGAGGCTGTCAGTTTGTTGATGGCTTCCAGTCGGAGGTTTATTTTCTCCATTGGCAACTGGCTACCGGTACCAGCCGTCCCTTCAAGTTCGGTAAGCGTAGCCTCAGTGGCTACTAACAGATTTTTATCGTTTTTATCGATCTCGGCTATGTAATGAGTGTCCAATGTGTCAATAAGTTTGTTGGCCGTAAGGTCAATGGCTTTTATAGTTCGGACTTCATTATTGATCTTGGTTGCATTGGCCCCACTACCCCCGCTGCCGATTCCGCCAGGAATAGTAATGGGTAATTCATTTACGGCATTGATTTCAGTAAGGCCCAACTCAATGGGCCCTTCACCTGATCCTGACATAGGACTCTCCTTGGTACGAATTTAAGTTCTTGTGAGAAATCGAATGTCCGGGTTTTAGGCGTTTATTGCTACTGTCCGTTCGGTCAGGTTGTGATGCATTTTTAATGCGTGTCTGTTGTCCCGTTAAACCTCACGTTGAATATCGCAACCAATAAAAAGGCGCATCAGCCAAGCTGATGCGCCTTTTTATTGAGAGGGGCTCCTGAACTACCGGAGCCCGAGGTGTGATCAGAAGTTGTATTTGAACGACGTCATCAGGTTTCGTGGCGCGCCGTAAACCCCGGCGCTGGTGGTGGAGTAGTACTCCTTGTCGAACACGTTGTTCAGGTTGACCGATGCCGACAGGTTCTTGGTGATGTCGTAACGCGCCATCAGGTTGGTGACCGCATAGCTTTTCTGCTCGTAGTACTTGAGGTCGAAGCCGGTTTTGCTCTGCCAGTTGATGCCGCCGCCGACGGTCAGCTTATCCAGCGGACCGGTCAGGCGGTACGAGGTGAAGGTCTTGAAGCTGTGGCGCGGAATCTGGGTCGCGATGCGCTTGTCATCCTGGTCGGTGGAGACGCTGTAGGTGTAACCGCCCGCCGCTTGCCAGCCTTCGGCCAGTTCGCCGTTGAATTCCCATTCCACGCCCTGGGTGGTGGTGCCCTTGCTGGTTTTGTAGGCTTGCCAGCCGGACGGGGTAAGGTTGCTGCCATCGGCAATGCCCAGGTTGTCCTGTTCGACCTTGAACAGGGCCAGGCTGGTGTTGAGGCGACCTTCGTTGAATGCCGCTTTCACGCCGGCTTCGTAGCCGGTGCCTTCCAGTGGGTCGAGGTAGGAACCGCTGGTGGTCTGCAACGACTGCGGGTTGAAGATCTTGGTGTAACTGGCGTACACGGACCAGATCTCGCTCAGGTCGTAGACCAGGCCGGCGTATGGGATGGTGACCCCGGTTTCCTTACGATTGGATTGGGTCACGTCGCCCGAGAAGTAGCGGGTCTCGTCGTCCTGCTTCCAATCGATTACGCGGCCACCGACGATCAGCGTCGTGTCATCGTTGAGGTGAAAGCGCGACGTCAGGTAGGCGCCGTACTGGTTCTCTTCGAAGTCCTGGCGGCCGGTATTGACGAAGTCCGGCTTGGCGACATTGCCGTTCCAGTCGCCGATCGCGCCAATGGTGCCGTCGTAGCTGCCGCCGGGACGAACCCAGCCGCCGTAGTCCGGTGCGTTTTCGTTGCGGATCTGCGACAAGGTCACGCCGGTGATCAACTCGTGCTCACGACCAAACAGTTGGAACGGACCGGTCAGGTAGGCATCCACTGCGTTCTGGATCGGGTTGCCCTGGAACTTGTTGGGCATGACGTAGGCACCCAGGCCGGTGGTCTTGTCGATGTCTCCCGCCAGGTAGACGATTTCTGAGTCGTATTTGTTTTCGTTGCGGCTGTACTCGACCTTGCCGCTCCAGCCGTTCTCGAACTGCTTTTCAAGGGAGGTGAAGAAGGTGGTTTGCTCGTGGTCGTAGTAGGACCAGTCGGCGCTGGTGTTGAACGAACGCTTGAAGTCGGTAAGGCTGCCATCGCTGTATTTGAGCGGGAAGCCGCTGCGCGGTGGCTGGTTAGTGTGCTGGGTCTGGTAGCTGAAACCGACGGTCAGCAGCAGGGTGTCCGACAGGTCGAATTCAGTGATGCCGTAGACCAGGTTGTTGTCTTGCTTGTAGCGGTCGATCCAGGCGCCCTGGTTCTTGTAGTCCACTACCAGGCGGCCGCGGATATTGCCGGTCTCGGTCAACGGGCCGGACACGTCGACGCTGGCGCCATAGCGGTCCCAACTGCCGGCTTCACCGCCAATGCTCACCTGGGCCACGTCGGTGGGGCGCTTACGGATCATGTTGATCGTGGCGGACGGGTCGCCCATGCCGCTGATAAGGCCAGTTGAGCCACGGACCACTTCGATGCGGTCATACATGGCCGTGTTCTGGGTGTAGTTGTCCAGACGCGAGGAGGTGGGCACGCCATCGATTTCATAGTTGTTGATGGCGAAACCGCGCGAGTAGTAGCTGTCGGTATCGGCGCCCAGGCCTTCACGCACCACGGTAATGCCGGAAACGGCTTCCAGGGTATCGGTCAGGTTGGTCAGGTGCTGGTCCTGAAGACGTTGCTGGGTGATCACGGTGATCGATTGCGGCGTTTCCTTGAGCGGGATATTCAGCCGGGTCGAACTGCTGGAGGAGTCCGTGGTGTAGGAGCCAGTACCTTCGGTGGTTGAGCCGGGTGCCTTGCCGGAAATGCTGATGGCACCCAGTTGCAACGAAGAGCCGGTACCGGGCGGTGTCAGCGAAATGGTGTTACCGGTTTGCTGATAGTTGATGCCGCTGCTCCCCAGCAGGGTATCAAGTGCCTGTGCGGGCTCAAGCGTGCCGTTCACCGGTGCCGACTGCAGCCCCTTTACCGTGTCAGCCCCGTATAGAATTTGCAGGTCGGCTTGATGGCCCAAGGCCTGCAACGCACTGGAAAGGGGTTGCGCCGGAATATTCAATGCAACAGGAGTGGCCTGGGACTGACTGGAGGCCAGCACCATGCCCACCATGGCGCTGGCCAACAGGGTTTTCTTGAATATCGGTCGTAGGGCGGTTGTCGCAGAGCAGCTTGGAGTTGGGGTGTTCATTGCGTGAAAGGGCTCCAGTGGTGTCTTGGCAGACTTTTAGTTAATAAGAATTATTATTAGACGCGCCGCGTAAGCAAAACCGGATCAAAAGCTCCAAAAAACCAGCTAAAGGGAAACAGGCAATAGCGACGGCGAAGACGTGGTGCGTCGGTACTGTTCTTCGCTGCTGTTAAATACGAGCCAGGTACGCAGCAATTTAGCCCACCCATGAAAAAGCCCCTGGAACACCAGTTCCCAGGGGCTTTACTGACGCGCCTGCGTGCCGGTGCCGATCAGGCCACGGCGTCGGCCTCGACCCGTACCCTTCCGGCTTCCATTCTGACCAGTTGATCGGCGGCATCGAAATAGCGGTCATCGTGGGAGATCACGATGATGGTCTTGCCCAGGCGCTTGAGGTCGGGCAGCAGCTCAGTGTAGAAGATCCGTCGGAACGTCGGGTCCTGGTCCGCGGCCCATTCATCGAACACCAGTACCGGGCGTTCTTCCAGCCAGGCGTTGACCAGGGCCAGGCGTTTGCGCTGCCCGGTCGACAGGTCGGTGGTAGTGAAATTGCCGTCCTTGACCCTGACTTTGTGGGCGATCTCCAGGCGCTCCAGGTATTTATTGGCGTCCTCGGGGATTTGCTGGTCGCCCTGCACCACATCATCGAACAAGTAGTAATCGGCAAACACCGTGGTGAACAGCTGGCGATATTCATCGCGATTGGTCGGATCGATGGGCTGCCCGTTCAGCAGTATTTCGCCCTGTTGCGGCGCGTAAAGCCCCAGCAGCAACTTGATCAGCGTGGTTTTGCCACAGCCGTTTTCGCCGACGATAAACACGATATCGCCCTGGCGAATACTCAGGTTGACCGGGCCGAGGGTAAACGGCGCGTTGCCGTCCACGGCCGGGAAGGTGTAGCTGACATTGTTCAATTGCAGGCTGTGCACCGGGCAGGCTTGCTCGCCTTGAGCATTGAGCAGCAGGTGCGGCTCGGGCGATGAAAACTGTTCGGACAGTTGGGCGATACGACCAAAGGCGATTTTTGCCCGGCTAACGATTGGCAGCGTGCCTATCAGGTGTTCCAGCGGGCCTTTCATATACAGCAGCACCAGTACGAAACCGCTCATCACGGTTTTGTCCGCGCTGGGCCACAGTGTTTGCAGCGCGAGTGCCATGCCGATGACCACGAAAAACAGCATCGAGCCGAAGGTCTTGGCGATCACAAAGGTGTTGATCGACCGCACCTGGGTCTTGCAGATGAAGTCGGCGGAGGCCTGGATGCCCGACACGAACATGCGTTGGCGGCGCGGGCGGTTGATGCGCAGCTCTTTGGCACCCTCGGCAATGGCGTTGTAGTGTTTTTGCAACTCGTCCTCGGCGTCCCGTGCCGCCATGAACCCCTTGATACCCGCACCCTGGGCCAGGAACTGCACCACCGTGCCGATGATGATCGCCACCACCAGCAGCAGGAACATAGGCCATGAAAGCATGGCCAGGTAGCCCATGCAGCCGAGGGTGACGGTCAGGGAAATGGCCAGGGGGGCGAAGGCGAAGGCGAAGTCGCTGATAGTGTCGACATCGTGGGTCAGCACCGGGATCAACCTGTGGCTGCGATAGCGCTCGATTTGTTCGATCGGTGCCGAGAGGACTTTCTCCCCCAGTTCTTTGCGCAGCTTGGCGATGATGTGCTGGCCTACGTAGTTGGTGCCGATATCCGAGCAGATCGAACTGAACAAGGCCATCAGGCAGAGCCCGCCAAACAGCAGCACCACGGCTTGGGTCAGACCGGTTTCAGCATGCAGCGCGCTGTTGATGGTCGCCAGCAGCGTGGTCACGCTCAGGCCGCCAACCATGCCCAGCAGGATGGACAGGATGACCACCCATCGAAAGGGTTTCAGTAGGGTGAACAATTCATGAATTGCACCGCGCTTGGGCTGGGACATGACGGGTGAGTTCCTTGGGGATCGAGACAGATACCCAGTGAAACGTCTGGCCAGGCGCTAAATTTAGCCGCTCGCCGATGGCCGGCGAGGGATTTTTTCGACCAGGCTCAAACCCCGTCAGAGATCACGCACAACCCTGAACCCGATCCAGTCCCCCCGCGTCTGCGGGTAGATCGTGTTGCGGTTGCCCGAGCGTGAAAATACCGGCGCCTCGCCCCAGTCGTTGCCGCGAATCTGATACCCCTCGCAATTGGGTTCCACCCACGCGCTGCCGTCGGTTGGCGCGCCGATGTAGTTGGCGTGCTCACAGTCGGCGACGCGCTCGTAGACGTTGCCATGCATGTCGTACATGCCAAATGCGTTCGGCGGGTAGCTGCCCACCGGTGACGAATAGCTGTAGCCATCCGCAGGGCCATAGGTGTTGGCGTGCTTGGCGATGCTGTAGCCCTTGCCTTCATCGAAAGGGAAGGGGAAGGGGCCGGTCGAGCCGGCGCGTGCGGCGTATTCGCGTTGGGCCTCGCTGACCATGTGGTACGACTGCCCGGTTTTTTTCGACAGCCAGGCTACGTAGTTTTTTATGTCGTCCATGTCCATGCACACCGCCGGCTGGCGTGGGCCTTGCGGGTAGCGCGGCTTGCTGGCGATGCATTCGCGACCGGGCCGGGTGTCGCCGTCAGCGATTTTTACGCCGGTCTGGCGCACATAGCTGTCCCACTCCGCGGCGGTGACGTGGAAGCGGCTCATGGCGAACGGCTTGGCGAAGGTCACCTCATGCATCGGGCCTTCATCCGGTTCGCGGCCGACTTCGTCTTCCGGGGTGCCCATGGTGAAGGTGCCTGCGGGCAGCACCACCATTTCCGGGCAGTCCTTGCAGTCCTTGAACACTTTGCCCGGTTGTGGCGCGGCGGCCTGGGCCAGGCTGGGCAGCAGGGCGCCGCACAAGGCGGTCAGCGCCAGGGCGGTCAAGGGTTTGAGTCGGGCTGGGATCATCTGAGCCTCTCGTTCAAAGGGAAAGTGGGTGTCATGCGCGCTGGCGTAGCAGGCTCATGAAACGCTGGATTTCATCGGTGTTGTTCAGCAGGCCGGGGGCGGTGCGGATCACCGGGCCGACATCGCGTTCCACCGCATCGATCACCACGCGGTTTTTCATCATGTGGGCCACGACTGCGTCGCTGTCCCGGCCCTTGACCCGGAAAAAGGTGAAACCGGCGGACAGTTCGGGGCTGCGCGGCGTCACCAGTTCGACCTGTGGCTGTGCCAGCAATTGATCTTTGAGTTCGGTATTCAGCGCATGGATGCGTGCCTGCACCTGTGCCTTGCCCAATTGCAAATGCAGCTTGAAGGCCTCGTCGGCTGCCCAGCGATGCTCGAATGCGTGGTAGCCGCCGGGCGTCATGGTGGTGGCAAAGTCCTGGTCTTCGGAGAACGTGGCCACCATCGGTGTGACGTACTTGTTTTCGGCTTCGCGGGCACAGACCAGGCCGGTACCCCGCGGGCCGAACATCCACTTATGGGTGCCTGCGATGAAAAAGTCGCAGTGCATATCGGGGAAGTCGAGGTTTTCCACGCCAAAGCCGTGCACGCCGTCGACCACATACAGGATGCGATCCTGCTCGTCGCGGTGGCGGTTGTGTTCGTGCACCAGCTTGCCGATTTCGCCGATGGGCAGTTTCACACCGCTGCCGGACTGCACCCAGGTCATGCCCAATACGCGGGTATTGGGGCGAATGGCGCGCTGGATGTTGC
This region of Pseudomonas asgharzadehiana genomic DNA includes:
- the pvdN gene encoding pyoverdine-tailoring periplasmic protein PvdN — encoded protein: MTNRRTFLKQAGVIAASLPLGTALLPPAQAATPQDPWTGFKQLFNQDPSYLHFSNFLLASHPKPVRDAIERYRAQIDRNPGLAMDWDLQETWKREGQVREWAGRYLKATPAQIALTGSTSEGLAMIYGGIKLRPEQEILTTVHEHYATQSVLDFRALKQGTQVRRIALFNSANQVSTDEVLGNIQRAIRPNTRVLGMTWVQSGSGVKLPIGEIGKLVHEHNRHRDEQDRILYVVDGVHGFGVENLDFPDMHCDFFIAGTHKWMFGPRGTGLVCAREAENKYVTPMVATFSEDQDFATTMTPGGYHAFEHRWAADEAFKLHLQLGKAQVQARIHALNTELKDQLLAQPQVELVTPRSPELSAGFTFFRVKGRDSDAVVAHMMKNRVVIDAVERDVGPVIRTAPGLLNNTDEIQRFMSLLRQRA
- the pvdO gene encoding dihydropyoverdine dehydrogenase, with amino-acid sequence MIPARLKPLTALALTALCGALLPSLAQAAAPQPGKVFKDCKDCPEMVVLPAGTFTMGTPEDEVGREPDEGPMHEVTFAKPFAMSRFHVTAAEWDSYVRQTGVKIADGDTRPGRECIASKPRYPQGPRQPAVCMDMDDIKNYVAWLSKKTGQSYHMVSEAQREYAARAGSTGPFPFPFDEGKGYSIAKHANTYGPADGYSYSSPVGSYPPNAFGMYDMHGNVYERVADCEHANYIGAPTDGSAWVEPNCEGYQIRGNDWGEAPVFSRSGNRNTIYPQTRGDWIGFRVVRDL